Sequence from the Thunnus maccoyii chromosome 22, fThuMac1.1, whole genome shotgun sequence genome:
CAACAGTGATATATCCAAGATAACCCCCAGCAATACAGCTTCTAAGGCTACGTACTCTACACCTTCACTCAGCAGTCTGTCAGAAATTAACTTGGACAAACTATCGTCACCGGATCTGTTCAAGGCAACACCATCAGAGCCTCTGTCAGCCATCCAAACGAAGTCTTCCAACATGCCACATGAGATTGTGCTGATGACTCCTCAGGGAACCAAACATGATATTCTTCAACCAACTCCCTTCAGTCAGGCCAGGAATCTGTCAGTGTCACCCAGCCAATCTCCAGCTGAAATGACCCATGTATGTACAGAGTGTCATTTGATACATACAGACAGTCAAAAAGTCATGATTTTAAGTTATTATTTGTACATTAAAGTGTACATTGTTGAGGGTCCTACTGTACTGTAGAACTTATCTCATTAAAAAATGCTTAAGACATATTCTGAATCATAATGTAAGACAAGCATTTTTATACCATCTTTCAATATCAAACTTTCAGATGCAGACTTTCAAACGTCCGCCAAAGCCACTCCCTCGAACTAGACCGCCCAGGAGAGAAAAGCCACCCGGGACAGAAAAGCCACCCAGACCAGAAAAGCCATCCAAACCAGCAAAACCTGTATGCTTAAAAACTCATTTTAGCATAATATTTATTACCTGCTTGTATAACCCACTAATTTGTCTGCAACTGAATCTCCTATTCATTATCTTATTCTGTTTGGACTTTAGGTTGAACCTGAACCAACTGTACCAAATATGTCCCCTAAAACAGCCCTCAGACCGCTCCCAAAACCAGTTATTCGCCGGAAGCCAAAAACTCAAGTATGCATGTTTAACCTAATCAGCTGACATCATTTGCTtgtacaacaaaatgttctagGCTCTAACTATCTAATGAGGTAAAATAATAGAGGTCATGTGTGGATAGTTTGTGTAGCTGTTAAGATGCACTGGGgattaaacataattttatgcATCTCTTTTACAGGAATATAAACCGATGAACCCTGAGAGCTATGTTGTCTTTGAGGACATCCTGCTCACTGGACAGGTGTGATTTTGACTGTGAATACAAAAAGTATTAATGGGACAATGATGAGTCAGGGAGCAAAGGCACTGTgttaaaaagataaagaaacatCTTTGAAAGATGGGCCCTACAATGTTCATTACTCCCAATATTATGAACATGTTGAATGGAAGGAACAACTTATGTTGCAAACTGTTGCTAAAATGTTGCTAAAATGTTAACTTTGGTTTGAGGGTTGTGTAGACCCTCAAACCAAAGGCTATAAATTGATATTCTGTATACAGATAGATAAACTTTCTGGAAAAGAACTGTCTATATTAATGTTTGCTTTACTAAAATCCCAAAACAGGAAAGGTGTGTGGAAGACTGGCCCGAGGACAGCCCTGAGTTAAACTCTGACTTCCAACCagtaagaaaacattttcaaaattgaATCTAGCAtcctttctttactttctccctAATATGTTGGAATACCACAGCAATGCTTTCCATCAAGAATTATTGTGGAAGAtatttcagtgatatttttttttgttttttaaagtctggaaAATTTAGACTACGGCGAGAATCATTGAAGGTAAGGGATGGTTAATTTCTTTTGTTAGCATTGTTTGTTCGGAAAACAAAGCAGCTAAAAAAGCAAGAACTTTCTCCTAGGTGAAGGTGGACTCTGATGGAGGAAGTGGAGAAGATCAGGATGGCTCTGGAAGTCACAGCAAGGTACAATCAGTCTAAATAATTTTTCTTTAATCATTCActgataaacatttttttcttgcatgtaGCCTCACCTCcagtataaatatttattacagaaaaaagacagaaaattcaGAGTCCACTCCATACTCCCCAGAAGAGGCTCAAAGGTAAATGAAGTAACGTAAAATCACACCTTCACTGCTTTGattatgtttgcatgtttggcATTGTAATGATAATGATTGTCACTTTGTAGGATAAATTTCCTGATGACACAAAGGAGGGGAGGAGTAGAACATTACCAACTCAACGTAAATCATCAAAGGTAACAATTGCTTGCCACACTGTAAAGCTAATTAAGCAGCTGTGAAATTTGCTCAAATAAATCAAGACAAGAATTACTGTTTCATTGTATCTGAACACACCAATATGTAAGTATTAGCATGTTTACAGTTTAAAGGTgagtgctgctgtttttcaggagtatttttctgaaatacaCATGTCACCAGAAGAGAATGATGATGGAGATGAATATGGGATGGACTAcaaagtatgtttttctttttaaccatTTTGTCTCAGTATTTATAAGGAATATTAATAAAGCAGCAGTGGTTAATTCATGTCCTCTTTTGTCAACAGAAGAAACCTCTGAAAGCCAAAGTCAACCAGCTGCTTAGAAGAGCATCCATTCCCTCCTCCGTCCCAGAGGGGAAGTGCATGAACAGACACTTACCTCAAGAATCAAAGGTAAGTTATCTCAAATGTGAGCGTGTCATTTTATGGTTGATGTTTTCCTTAAAATTTTAGTTTTATACATACTATACCTGTCATTACTTTTTCTCTGTAATGCCACAATAGGATGATGACATCAATACGAAAACTCTTGGCAAAAAAAACTCCATAATACGACGATGGTCAGAGGTAAAGTACCTGCGGTCTACTAACTGTGACTAaagatgataataaataatatgtttaattgatactgcacttttcattcatagtgaaactcaaagtttCACTACAGGGGAACTCTCTTAATTTAAAGAGAAATGTTTGCCTTTTTGCAGTTTCTGATGCAGTGTGTCATTTTCAACAGGGGACTGTACTGGAAAACAGCActggtgaggaagaggaggaaggaggagaagcaCAGCACGAAGAGGTTGGCAGCCATGGATTTCTATACTTTTTATCCTTGAAGAGTAATGTTGAATGGCCATATGCACGATAGTTCACAGCATGGCTAAATTTATTTCCATTCAGCCTGAATGTAGATGTAGTATGGATCTGCTGATATTGAATACTTACACAATCTTTCATCTCTCTagaagacaaaaaagaagatgaaaatCAAATTTGTACCACACAGAGGATTTGTCATCAGTGTAGAAAAGGTATCGCACCTCTACCGtactgtttcttcttcacatTTCATAGCTTtatatatgctgtatgtgtATCACTGTAAAACCTTTTTCTCTCCAGAACGACGAGGAACTGAAGGGGGCACATGGATATACACCTCGCAAAGGCTCAAATGTATGGCTTTTTAAATCAGTAGTATAGCAGGATGTACAGTGTGGGGTGTACATTATTTTTGTGCTATGAGGAACTCTAAGCAGTGTAGctatttgcagtgttttttttccctccccttAGGAGAAATCGCAAGAGGAAATTTTTGGCACACATGGCTACACACCTCGTAAGAAGTCGCAGGTAAGAAATACCTCCAGTTCAGTTAACTCATCAATTAAACATCAACAAACTCCACAGTAGGAAGAGGACTGATTAATTCCTTCATTAGCAAACATGGATCAGTTTTTGGCAaggttttgttctgtttttccgGTTAGCGTTGCAGTTTTAGAATAGCTATTATTTGCGTATTAGCACCAattatgtcagttttttttatttcaaagaaatttcaaaacaatgaattgactCCATCTGTTCTGCAGTTACCATGTCATTCTGAAAGAACTTGTTTTCCTACATCTAAATTATAATACTTATTTGACTCTTAGGATGATGTGTTTGAGGATGTAGAGGAGATAAAAGGCCACACTCTTCAGTCAACTAGCAAGGtgctgtcttgttttgtttattagTTATGTGTGAATGTTCATATCATTGCATGGTAAATGATCATTTTGCTTGACattccaaaaatgttttactgtaaatcgTGTTAGTTTTCATGCATTTTGTATGcatgaaaatcattttgttttgacacAGTGGATATACTAAAGCAGGGTTTTTACTGCACTGGTAGGCTTTTGGTTAACAATGTCTGACTTGccaacaacaaataaatcttGATTTGTATATTGCTTAGGCTGCTTTCTTGGATGATGAGTACTTACAGAAAACATACCACATGTCTCCTGGATTAAATGGCGATGAAGATACTTATGGAATGGAAGACTGCAAACCTGTAactttcttttctgtttattctcAGTTTTTCATTGAACATTTTGTCACCTGCTTTCATttaatggacttttttttctccttcatcaaTAGAAGAAACATTCAATCGTGAAACTGCTGCACATGGGCCGTCGTAGCTCTAAGGTAAatggttgtttttgtgttttgttgaaagAGATgctttcatttgatttgaattttaCACAAATTTGTCTGAATGATTTTTGAAAAAGGAGGACATGCTGGATGACAACAATCCGAAGAAGAGTAGCTTCTCAGCAGAGGAGCTGGATGATGAAGAACTATATGGGATGGAGGACTGCAAACCGgtatttttctaaaaatatgaattttcgTAATAGTTTTATTACTGGTACATTGTTATGGTAACAGTAACAATATATTCTTTTGATcagaaaaaatccaaacataaaGGTCCTATTCCCTTACCACGCAAATCTAAGACAACCCATGAGGCCACTGGACAGAGTGAGCTGATCGGATTCAGGCACTCTACACCACAACATGCAGCCAATGTACGTTAAATGTTAGCTTAGTGTGCAACGTAAGCATGGGCCATCATCATATAattctgttcatttttatttctgtggttttggtttcatttctgTCATATGTTTTGGCAGGATGGGTTTGCTGAGGATGAATTTGCTCAAACAGGAAAAGATTTCATGAGTCCCAGAGAGATGTATGACATTGAACAAGATGAACTGGAAATCTGCAAACCAGTGGTATTGTCACTCCGATGTTCACTTTTACAACTTTCTTTTTGGAGTTATTTAAAGTATGATTATCAAACATTTTCCTTCTTTAACAGAAGAGGCTATCGAGACTCAAAGGCCTCAAAAAGCACAAAGCTAAGGTGAGTCAGTGCCATCTAACTCATTTATGAGTGTTTGTGATCTTATTATTGTCAGATCTTTAAAAGCAAGAGAGACATGCTCacttttaattgtcttttttttttgctagagCAAAGCTATGCAGCTCGAATGTGAGGATCCACCAGGAGCTACGTGTAGCGACTACCTGTCAGAGGCCGCTAAGGTTAGTTCATGTCTTTGCAAGTAGAAAACACTGCAAGATATTGAAATGATCAGTAAAAACTTTTACATTAAACATGCTTTCTTTTGACAGTGATTTCAATTAAAACGTCGTTACTTGGGTGAATTTCTGCATCTTTGGCTCAAACCGGTTTATGTGAATGTCCTAATAAATTATCCAGATCCAACATTTATCTGGCCCATAGCTTTAGTTCCTTCACCCTATgataaacattttgttttgaccTAGAATTTTCCAGTGAGTCAGACCTGAGTATGGCTCAATGGAAAATCACTTCTTTGGTCAGATTTAAGGCACACATAATATTGTGCTTTACGAAAGTCTGTTCTGTATTAAttttctgcctgcctgttcaACACGTCTGTATATATGTCAGTTTTCTAGacaaaacattgttattttacAAGTGTACACTGATAAGTTGATGAGCTTATTTACCATGCATGATTATATTATTCTGACAGAACCTTGAGCCGTGAGCTGATCGGATTCAGCCACTGCACGTCACAACATGCAGCCAGTGTACATTTAATGTTAGCTTAGTGTGCAACATAAGCACGGGCCATCATCATATAattctcttcatttttatttctgtggttttggtttcatttctgTCATATGTTTTGGCAGGATGGGTTTGCTGAGGATGAATTTACTCAAACAGGAAAAGATTTCATGAGTCCCAGAGAGATGTATGACACTGAACAAGATGAACTGGAAATCTGCAAACCGGTATTCTTGTCACTCCGATGTTCacttttacaacttttttctgGAGTTATTGAAAGTATGATTATcaaacatttttctgtctttaacaGAAGAAGCTATCAAAACTCAAAGGCCTCAAAAAGTACAAAGCTAAGGTGAGTCAGTGCCGTCAAACTTATTTATGAGTATTCTTGTGATCTTATTATTGTCAGATCTTTAAAAGCAAAAGACAGACATGCTCACTTttaattgtcctttttttttgccagagcAAAGCTATGCAGCTCGAATGTGAGGATCCACCAGGAGCTACGTGTAGCGACTACCTGTCAGAGGCCGCTAAGGTTAGTTCATATCTTTATAAGTAGAAAACACTGCAATATATTGAAATGATCAGcaaaatgtgcattaaaaatGCTTTCTTTTGACAATGATTCCTTAAAATGTTGTTACTTGGGTGAACTTCTGGATCTTTGGCTCAAACTGGTTTATGTAAATGTCCTAATAAATGACCCAGATCCAACATTTATCTGGCCCATAGCTTTAGTTCCTTCACTCTATgataaacattttgttttgacataGAATTTTCCAGTGAGTCAGACCTGAGTATGACTCCATGGAAAATAACTTTGTTAGTCAGATTTAAGGCACACATAATATTGTGCTTTACGAAAATCTGTTCTGTATTAATTTTCTCCCTGTCTGTCCAACACATgtctgtatatatgttacaGTTTTTGAGATAAATACTAGACACAGGAACAACTTTGTTATTTTACTAGTGTACAGTGATAAGTTGATAAGCTTATTTACCATGCATGATTATATTAGTCTGACAGAACCTCACTGTTCAGGCTTGATGTCGATATTACATAGGAATTATATTATCTAAACAATTCATGGGCACAAAAGAACTTCTGGCATTCAGGCATTATTTATACAAGGTGTACTTTGTACTATtatgaaatgttgttgttttccacTCAGCTCAGTTATCTTCTTGTCTCTGTCTCGTGATGGGACACATTGCCTTGACATGTGAGTGGACTGGTTCAGCAACATAGTGTACATACCCGCCGACACACCAGCTAGTGTGTAGTAAAAGCTTAATATATATACAAAGGCCTCAGTTTTGTTGACTAATCTGTGTGAAATATAGTAAAGTATGTACCGAAGACCTATTGACGTATTCTCTGGCTTATTTTTGTAACATCCACCCCACCTCTCCACCCTCACGCTCTATTCAGGCGGAGTGGCTGGCTGCTCAGATGGACGAACGTGCTATGGCGGGTCTGGAGGATGGGGACGAGGAAGGGGTCAGTTTCTCCTAAAACTGACTATACACAAATATTCCATTTCACTACAGTGCATTCACTGTGTATGCAAGCAAATAATTAAGCCTGCCTGTTTGAATAATGCGGCGTTCAAGTGTGAACCatcatcattaatgtttttgttttgtcacagGACACTGACAGTTTGATGGAGTGGTGGTACACTGTGGAAAGTGAGTCATAATCAGACTGATTTTAAATAACTCCTTCATAAAACTATTCATAGAAAAAAATTCTTCTTTAACCACATCAACAACTGTTGCTTGACTGTATTTCAGAATGGGATGAGGTGCCATCAGACGATGAGGAAAAAGTCATAAAAGAGGATGAGTCCAAGTATGTCTGTTATATGTCTGCAGTAAAAGTGTGCTCTGATACCAGCATTTGTTCAAAATAAACTGGGTAAACTGTGTCTGCTGTTGCTCAACCACCAGTTATAGACCCTCTGAATGAGACATTGAAGTGGAAATCGGAAGTTATGTTAAGTATGCAACATATGGTGTATTATCACacgtatgtgtatgtgtagttGACACTGATGTAGACATCAGCAGTGTCGAGGGAGTTCATTATTTGCATGATAGAAATTTTTAACTAGGCATTTCCACTGCCACTGCTTTGCTCAAAATTCAACAGAATTATGGAATATCAGCACATGATTATTAAGGGAAAGCAAGGCTACATGCAAATAACTGGTCCATCTCCATTGAAAAATAATCCTGCCATGATAATAGTTGCTTCGCAAAACAGGTCTAAAATGCTTGTgcagaaatgtctttttttactcTGCAGACACCAGTTCCCTTTTAACAATTCTGTCCCAGTGTAAAGTCAGCTGGTCTATATAGTATTGCTTTCATTTCACAGTTTGGCTTTCTATGTGAagatcatattttaatattctgcTTTCTTGCTCTGTAATTACAAAGCATAACATTGTCTCTGGTCCCCAAATAAATCCCAGGTCCTTCACCATCTTGGCTGACAAGGTTAATCGCGGACTGCGTGTCTTCAACAAGGTCTTCACAGAGCGTGCAGAGGTCCTCTGGCATTCTGTCATCACACTCCATGCCATCGCAGATGACATCAGCAACTTCCACCACAAGGCCAAGATCGCTGGTATTACCGGCGGCACCACCACAGCTGTCGGTGGTGTGACAGCCATCGCTGGTCTAGCTCTGGCACCTTTCACCTTTGGTGCCTCTCTTGTAGTTACAGCCGTTGGTGTAGGTGTAGCAACAGCTGGTGGAATCACTTCAGCCTCTGCGGCAATCTCGGATAACGTTAACAACATGCATGACCGGAAGAAGGTAAGCTGCATTTTTACAATGTGCAGTGTCTTAAAAATTCTGTTCATATACAGTTGTACGTTCACTGgcaacattttctttcaatgaTGAAAGTAGtgtgacattattttaataCTGCTACTACAAATGTCATGCTGCAACTCACAATTAGCTTCTTTGATATTTGAcccaagaccatgatctttccctctCTCAGGTGGAGACGGTACTGCAGGAGTATGAGGATCACCTGCTGGACATTGGGAAGATCCTCCACTTTGTCAACCAAGGCTTGTACAAACTCCGCGGGCATCCTTTCCTCAGGTCCGGCACACAGCACTACTCAGAGGACTGGGAGGTCCGCAGGGCCGTCCAGATGATCAGCTTAGTTGACTCACCTGTGATGCGAGCGACCGAGATAACAGACACAGGTGTGGCCTCAGTCCAAGGACTTTTCAAAGGCATGGACAAGTACTTCCTCAAGGACTCCCGGGAGCTGAAGAAAGGCTGCAAGAAAGAGGTGGTAGGTCAGATAAAGGAGGTGGCTAATATTCTTAATGACGGGATAGTGGAGCTCAACTCCATCAGAGAGGAGCTACAGGATGCTACTGGAAACATGTGAGCAGCATTCCGCATGAAACCACTTGGATCATATCATTATTTCTCAAAGATCACCACCCCCCTCTCCTGGCTGAAATGGGGAACTGTTGGTTTAAAGAAATTCATGAACCAATCGAGAAGTTTCAATAATATTAAAAGGGTTTATGAGGCAGAGTTTTTATCCACATGAGTTAGTTGAACACTGCAGAATCTGGACTTTATAAGAGATTTATGCACCTGGCAGTGTATTCCCTCCCATTGCAATATTCTTGCAAGTAAAAACAACCTTTGTAAAGAGTTATAATGGTaattttgttgttgattgtCAAAGAGAGATGTTAATTCAACTCTGGTAACTTTTAAGGCTGCAGGCTGttgttgtattatattgtaaGGTGTTCACTGTCCACACATGCACTGTTCAGAATAACAAGAACATTCATTTTTTGCACTGTTTGTATTGTTCTGGGCATAAAAGGTGT
This genomic interval carries:
- the si:cabz01007807.1 gene encoding uncharacterized protein si:cabz01007807.1 isoform X2, which produces MRGDTTTENGEEADHHGESAATERRPSIVTLQNMLKRVSQSPFHNQYNTLVSSTSDSSGSSANESQNKQDDEFLSDLSAAATDVIDNRQLHFGQGLKMDDNNLLPAAPQNGVSRGLARSNPFYTDYLESGSKSNGTDDVGRKTSGEVSLDTIFVPPPEFQSSPLDFQQDSKTMENGAKCSEPEKDLFQTLNHNPMQDLFQTSMSAQNASANGHYHDVTLNSPETNPPQTQNLSKNVQSKDSDLFKGEVENLFHAVKGESSHHAAHAKEVNLFDKSPSIFVDPFKSPSNKEDDLFQSPQCAAVNPFYSATTKETLLCQAVPTESGLVRPKSFSMNDRDVFSPSSTNTFDPFPSPITRDLFQDVSNLDDPFGTTPSKQYDPFKDDFNGTPDIFQPLPSNTVNNSDISKITPSNTASKATYSTPSLSSLSEINLDKLSSPDLFKATPSEPLSAIQTKSSNMPHEIVLMTPQGTKHDILQPTPFSQARNLSVSPSQSPAEMTHMQTFKRPPKPLPRTRPPRREKPPGTEKPPRPEKPSKPAKPVEPEPTVPNMSPKTALRPLPKPVIRRKPKTQEYKPMNPESYVVFEDILLTGQERCVEDWPEDSPELNSDFQPSGKFRLRRESLKVKVDSDGGSGEDQDGSGSHSKKKDRKFRVHSILPRRGSKDKFPDDTKEGRSRTLPTQRKSSKEYFSEIHMSPEENDDGDEYGMDYKKKPLKAKVNQLLRRASIPSSVPEGKCMNRHLPQESKDDDINTKTLGKKNSIIRRWSEGTVLENSTGEEEEEGGEAQHEEKTKKKMKIKFVPHRGFVISVEKNDEELKGAHGYTPRKGSNEKSQEEIFGTHGYTPRKKSQDDVFEDVEEIKGHTLQSTSKAAFLDDEYLQKTYHMSPGLNGDEDTYGMEDCKPKKHSIVKLLHMGRRSSKEDMLDDNNPKKSSFSAEELDDEELYGMEDCKPKKSKHKGPIPLPRKSKTTHEATGQSELIGFRHSTPQHAANDGFAEDEFAQTGKDFMSPREMYDIEQDELEICKPVKRLSRLKGLKKHKAKSKAMQLECEDPPGATCSDYLSEAAKDGFAEDEFTQTGKDFMSPREMYDTEQDELEICKPKKLSKLKGLKKYKAKSKAMQLECEDPPGATCSDYLSEAAKAEWLAAQMDERAMAGLEDGDEEGDTDSLMEWWYTVEKWDEVPSDDEEKVIKEDESKSFTILADKVNRGLRVFNKVFTERAEVLWHSVITLHAIADDISNFHHKAKIAGITGGTTTAVGGVTAIAGLALAPFTFGASLVVTAVGVGVATAGGITSASAAISDNVNNMHDRKKVETVLQEYEDHLLDIGKILHFVNQGLYKLRGHPFLRSGTQHYSEDWEVRRAVQMISLVDSPVMRATEITDTGVASVQGLFKGMDKYFLKDSRELKKGCKKEVVGQIKEVANILNDGIVELNSIREELQDATGNM
- the si:cabz01007807.1 gene encoding uncharacterized protein si:cabz01007807.1 isoform X1 — translated: MRGDTTTENGEEADHHGESAATERRPSIVTLQNMLKRVSQSPFHNQYNTLVSSTSDSSGSSANESQNKQDDEFLSDLSAAATDVIDNRQLHFGQKGLKMDDNNLLPAAPQNGVSRGLARSNPFYTDYLESGSKSNGTDDVGRKTSGEVSLDTIFVPPPEFQSSPLDFQQDSKTMENGAKCSEPEKDLFQTLNHNPMQDLFQTSMSAQNASANGHYHDVTLNSPETNPPQTQNLSKNVQSKDSDLFKGEVENLFHAVKGESSHHAAHAKEVNLFDKSPSIFVDPFKSPSNKEDDLFQSPQCAAVNPFYSATTKETLLCQAVPTESGLVRPKSFSMNDRDVFSPSSTNTFDPFPSPITRDLFQDVSNLDDPFGTTPSKQYDPFKDDFNGTPDIFQPLPSNTVNNSDISKITPSNTASKATYSTPSLSSLSEINLDKLSSPDLFKATPSEPLSAIQTKSSNMPHEIVLMTPQGTKHDILQPTPFSQARNLSVSPSQSPAEMTHMQTFKRPPKPLPRTRPPRREKPPGTEKPPRPEKPSKPAKPVEPEPTVPNMSPKTALRPLPKPVIRRKPKTQEYKPMNPESYVVFEDILLTGQERCVEDWPEDSPELNSDFQPSGKFRLRRESLKVKVDSDGGSGEDQDGSGSHSKKKDRKFRVHSILPRRGSKDKFPDDTKEGRSRTLPTQRKSSKEYFSEIHMSPEENDDGDEYGMDYKKKPLKAKVNQLLRRASIPSSVPEGKCMNRHLPQESKDDDINTKTLGKKNSIIRRWSEGTVLENSTGEEEEEGGEAQHEEKTKKKMKIKFVPHRGFVISVEKNDEELKGAHGYTPRKGSNEKSQEEIFGTHGYTPRKKSQDDVFEDVEEIKGHTLQSTSKAAFLDDEYLQKTYHMSPGLNGDEDTYGMEDCKPKKHSIVKLLHMGRRSSKEDMLDDNNPKKSSFSAEELDDEELYGMEDCKPKKSKHKGPIPLPRKSKTTHEATGQSELIGFRHSTPQHAANDGFAEDEFAQTGKDFMSPREMYDIEQDELEICKPVKRLSRLKGLKKHKAKSKAMQLECEDPPGATCSDYLSEAAKDGFAEDEFTQTGKDFMSPREMYDTEQDELEICKPKKLSKLKGLKKYKAKSKAMQLECEDPPGATCSDYLSEAAKAEWLAAQMDERAMAGLEDGDEEGDTDSLMEWWYTVEKWDEVPSDDEEKVIKEDESKSFTILADKVNRGLRVFNKVFTERAEVLWHSVITLHAIADDISNFHHKAKIAGITGGTTTAVGGVTAIAGLALAPFTFGASLVVTAVGVGVATAGGITSASAAISDNVNNMHDRKKVETVLQEYEDHLLDIGKILHFVNQGLYKLRGHPFLRSGTQHYSEDWEVRRAVQMISLVDSPVMRATEITDTGVASVQGLFKGMDKYFLKDSRELKKGCKKEVVGQIKEVANILNDGIVELNSIREELQDATGNM
- the si:cabz01007807.1 gene encoding uncharacterized protein si:cabz01007807.1 isoform X7; translated protein: MRGDTTTENGEEADHHGESAATERRPSIVTLQNMLKRVSQSPFHNQYNTLVSSTSDSSGSSANESQNKQDDEFLSDLSAAATDVIDNRQLHFGQKGLKMDDNNLLPAAPQNGVSRGLARSNPFYTDYLESGSKSNGTDDVGRKTSGEVSLDTIFVPPPEFQSSPLDFQQDSKTMENGAKCSEPEKDLFQTLNHNPMQDLFQTSMSAQNASANGHYHDVTLNSPETNPPQTQNLSKNVQSKDSDLFKGEVENLFHAVKGESSHHAAHAKEVNLFDKSPSIFVDPFKSPSNKEDDLFQSPQCAAVNPFYSATTKETLLCQAVPTESGLVRPKSFSMNDRDVFSPSSTNTFDPFPSPITRDLFQDVSNLDDPFGTTPSKQYDPFKDDFNGTPDIFQPLPSNTVNNSDISKITPSNTASKATYSTPSLSSLSEINLDKLSSPDLFKATPSEPLSAIQTKSSNMPHEIVLMTPQGTKHDILQPTPFSQARNLSVSPSQSPAEMTHMQTFKRPPKPLPRTRPPRREKPPGTEKPPRPEKPSKPAKPVEPEPTVPNMSPKTALRPLPKPVIRRKPKTQEYKPMNPESYVVFEDILLTGQERCVEDWPEDSPELNSDFQPSGKFRLRRESLKVKVDSDGGSGEDQDGSGSHSKKKDRKFRVHSILPRRGSKDKFPDDTKEGRSRTLPTQRKSSKEYFSEIHMSPEENDDGDEYGMDYKKKPLKAKVNQLLRRASIPSSVPEGKCMNRHLPQESKDDDINTKTLGKKNSIIRRWSEGTVLENSTGEEEEEGGEAQHEEKTKKKMKIKFVPHRGFVISVEKNDEELKGAHGYTPRKGSNEKSQEEIFGTHGYTPRKKSQDDVFEDVEEIKGHTLQSTSKAAFLDDEYLQKTYHMSPGLNGDEDTYGMEDCKPKKHSIVKLLHMGRRSSKEDMLDDNNPKKSSFSAEELDDEELYGMEDCKPKKSKHKGPIPLPRKSKTTHEATGQSELIGFRHSTPQHAANDGFAEDEFAQTGKDFMSPREMYDIEQDELEICKPVKRLSRLKGLKKHKAKSKAMQLECEDPPGATCSDYLSEAAKAEWLAAQMDERAMAGLEDGDEEGDTDSLMEWWYTVEKWDEVPSDDEEKVIKEDESKSFTILADKVNRGLRVFNKVFTERAEVLWHSVITLHAIADDISNFHHKAKIAGITGGTTTAVGGVTAIAGLALAPFTFGASLVVTAVGVGVATAGGITSASAAISDNVNNMHDRKKVETVLQEYEDHLLDIGKILHFVNQGLYKLRGHPFLRSGTQHYSEDWEVRRAVQMISLVDSPVMRATEITDTGVASVQGLFKGMDKYFLKDSRELKKGCKKEVVGQIKEVANILNDGIVELNSIREELQDATGNM
- the si:cabz01007807.1 gene encoding uncharacterized protein si:cabz01007807.1 isoform X6, coding for MRGDTTTENGEEADHHGESAATERRPSIVTLQNMLKRVSQSPFHNQYNTLVSSTSDSSGSSANESQNKQDDEFLSDLSAAATDVIDNRQLHFGQGLKMDDNNLLPAAPQESGSKSNGTDDVGRKTSGEVSLDTIFVPPPEFQSSPLDFQQDSKTMENGAKCSEPEKDLFQTLNHNPMQDLFQTSMSAQNASANGHYHDVTLNSPETNPPQTQNLSKNVQSKDSDLFKGEVENLFHAVKGESSHHAAHAKEVNLFDKSPSIFVDPFKSPSNKEDDLFQSPQCAAVNPFYSATTKETLLCQAVPTESGLVRPKSFSMNDRDVFSPSSTNTFDPFPSPITRDLFQDVSNLDDPFGTTPSKQYDPFKDDFNGTPDIFQPLPSNTVNNSDISKITPSNTASKATYSTPSLSSLSEINLDKLSSPDLFKATPSEPLSAIQTKSSNMPHEIVLMTPQGTKHDILQPTPFSQARNLSVSPSQSPAEMTHMQTFKRPPKPLPRTRPPRREKPPGTEKPPRPEKPSKPAKPVEPEPTVPNMSPKTALRPLPKPVIRRKPKTQEYKPMNPESYVVFEDILLTGQERCVEDWPEDSPELNSDFQPSGKFRLRRESLKVKVDSDGGSGEDQDGSGSHSKKKDRKFRVHSILPRRGSKDKFPDDTKEGRSRTLPTQRKSSKEYFSEIHMSPEENDDGDEYGMDYKKKPLKAKVNQLLRRASIPSSVPEGKCMNRHLPQESKDDDINTKTLGKKNSIIRRWSEGTVLENSTGEEEEEGGEAQHEEKTKKKMKIKFVPHRGFVISVEKNDEELKGAHGYTPRKGSNEKSQEEIFGTHGYTPRKKSQDDVFEDVEEIKGHTLQSTSKAAFLDDEYLQKTYHMSPGLNGDEDTYGMEDCKPKKHSIVKLLHMGRRSSKEDMLDDNNPKKSSFSAEELDDEELYGMEDCKPKKSKHKGPIPLPRKSKTTHEATGQSELIGFRHSTPQHAANDGFAEDEFAQTGKDFMSPREMYDIEQDELEICKPVKRLSRLKGLKKHKAKSKAMQLECEDPPGATCSDYLSEAAKDGFAEDEFTQTGKDFMSPREMYDTEQDELEICKPKKLSKLKGLKKYKAKSKAMQLECEDPPGATCSDYLSEAAKAEWLAAQMDERAMAGLEDGDEEGDTDSLMEWWYTVEKWDEVPSDDEEKVIKEDESKSFTILADKVNRGLRVFNKVFTERAEVLWHSVITLHAIADDISNFHHKAKIAGITGGTTTAVGGVTAIAGLALAPFTFGASLVVTAVGVGVATAGGITSASAAISDNVNNMHDRKKVETVLQEYEDHLLDIGKILHFVNQGLYKLRGHPFLRSGTQHYSEDWEVRRAVQMISLVDSPVMRATEITDTGVASVQGLFKGMDKYFLKDSRELKKGCKKEVVGQIKEVANILNDGIVELNSIREELQDATGNM